A genomic stretch from Prionailurus bengalensis isolate Pbe53 chromosome E2, Fcat_Pben_1.1_paternal_pri, whole genome shotgun sequence includes:
- the MAMSTR gene encoding MEF2-activating motif and SAP domain-containing transcriptional regulator isoform X4 → MTLAASSQRSQIIRSKFRSVLQLRIHRRYQDPSVSGSLTTSSVLDPDPWVSATGPALAPASPSGPTPFLFSPGDLLPESEYGPWRSLKESPKISQHWREPKPKGNLTYHQYMPPGPRQRSRADPQAKMLALGPPGPPLWEGTNSQRPPPRMKPIPLTPSPPGVPSASPSPHKLELQTLKLEELTVSELRQQLRLRGLPVSGTKSMLLERMRGGALPRERPKPRREDSPASAPWPRLRPKALGAVRRPGSLKSGRSCHPPPLPRAAETQPTAPAPARAPALTPASAPSTAAPSLEEELQEAIRRAQLLPNRGIDDILEDQMEPDDQLPPIPLDFPGSFDVLSPSPDSEGLSSVFSSSLPSPTNSPSPSPRGPTDSLDWLEALSGGPLLGCGPPAPSVFSADLSDPSGTRLWDLLVDPW, encoded by the exons ATGACCCTCGCGGCTTCCTCCCAGCGCTCCCAAATCATTCGCTCCAAATTCAGATCTG TCCTCCAGCTTCGGATCCACAGACGGTATCAGGACCCAA GCGTCTCGGGGTCCCTCACCACCTCTTCAGTCTTGGATCCAGATCCGTGGGTCTCAGCCAcgggccctgccctggccccagcctcGCCCTCGGGTCCCACTCCTTTCCTCTTCAGTCCTGGGGACCTGCTCCCTGAATCAGAATATGGCCCTTGGAGGTCCCTGAAG GAGTCTCCTAAGATCTCCCAACATTGGAGAGAGCCCAAGCCAAAGGGGAACTTGACATACCACCAGTACATGCCCCCGGGGCCGAGACAACGGTCCAGGGCCGACCCCCAGGCCAAAATGTTGGCCCTGGGTCCCCCTGGACCACCTCTGTGGGAAGGGACAAACTCCCAGCGGCCACCTCCCAG GATGAAGCCCatccccctcactccctccccgcCTGGAGTCCCCAGCGCCTCGCCCTCTCCACACAAGTTGGAACTTCAGACCCTTAAACTGGAGGAGCTGACG gtctcAGAGCTCCGGCAGCAGCTGCGCCTGCGGGGCCTCCCGGTGTCGGGGACTAAGTCGATGCTCCTGGAGCGCATGCGCGGCGGCGCCCTGCCCCGCGAGCGGCCGAAGCCGCGACGCGAGGACAGTCCCGCGAGCGCTCCCTGGCCGCGCCTCAGGCCCAAGGCTCTGGGAGCAGTCCGGCGGCCGGGCTCG CTCAAGTCAGGCCGGAGCTGTCACCCTCCGCCTCTTCCACGTGCCGCGGAAACCCAGCCGACTGCGCCGGCTCCCGCGCGGGCTCCGGCGCTGACCCCTGCCTCGGCACCATCCACGGCGGCCCCGAGTCTGGAGGAGGAGCTGCAGGAAGCCATCCGCAGGGCGCAG TTGCTTCCGAACCGGGGCATTGATGACATCCTGGAGGATCAGATGGAGCCCGATG ACCAgctgccccccatccccctggACTTCCCCGGCTCCTTCGACGtgctgtccccctccccagaCTCTGAAGGCCTCTCATCTGTCTTCTCCTCCTCGCTCCCGTCCCCCACAAACTCCCCGTCGCCCTCTCCCAGGGGCCCCACGGATTCCTTGGACTGGCTGGAGGCTCTGAGTGGGGGTCCTCTGCTAGGCTGtggtcccccagcccccagcgtcTTCTCTGCTGACTTATCTGACCCCAGTGGCACCCGGCTGTGGGACCTGCTGGTCGATCCGTGGTGA
- the MAMSTR gene encoding MEF2-activating motif and SAP domain-containing transcriptional regulator isoform X3, producing MKRVNPDPVSLEKTGIPDPAFGTHYASQDVAFSFSLSPQETRSTGCPSRTPESCDSQPSHPLVTKDAIPAFLENIKVWVPRTSALQAPGVSLLGPALSRPRRGAVACRTLLPTQPCSSLPGLLSAGVSGSLTTSSVLDPDPWVSATGPALAPASPSGPTPFLFSPGDLLPESEYGPWRSLKESPKISQHWREPKPKGNLTYHQYMPPGPRQRSRADPQAKMLALGPPGPPLWEGTNSQRPPPRMKPIPLTPSPPGVPSASPSPHKLELQTLKLEELTVSELRQQLRLRGLPVSGTKSMLLERMRGGALPRERPKPRREDSPASAPWPRLRPKALGAVRRPGSLKSGRSCHPPPLPRAAETQPTAPAPARAPALTPASAPSTAAPSLEEELQEAIRRAQLLPNRGIDDILEDQMEPDDPLPYKYGGLVCIV from the exons ATGAAACGCGTGAATCCAGATCCCGTTTCTTTGGAGAAGACAGGCATCCCAGACCCCGCATTTGGCACACATTATGCATCTCAGGATGTGGctttcagcttctctctctctcctcaagaAACCAGGAGTACTGGCTGTCCCAGCAGAACCCCAGAAAGCTGCGATTCGCAGCCATCACACCCCTTGGTGACTAAGGACGCGATTCCTGCCTTCCTTGAGAATATAAAAGTCTGGGTCCCTAGAACCTCTGCCTTGCAGGCTCCTGGGGTTTCACTCCTCGGCCCCGCCCTCTCACGCCCGCGGCGGGGGGCTGTGGCCTGCAGGACCCTCCTTCCCACACAGCCTTGTTCCTCCCTGCCTGGCTTGCTATCTGCAGGCGTCTCGGGGTCCCTCACCACCTCTTCAGTCTTGGATCCAGATCCGTGGGTCTCAGCCAcgggccctgccctggccccagcctcGCCCTCGGGTCCCACTCCTTTCCTCTTCAGTCCTGGGGACCTGCTCCCTGAATCAGAATATGGCCCTTGGAGGTCCCTGAAG GAGTCTCCTAAGATCTCCCAACATTGGAGAGAGCCCAAGCCAAAGGGGAACTTGACATACCACCAGTACATGCCCCCGGGGCCGAGACAACGGTCCAGGGCCGACCCCCAGGCCAAAATGTTGGCCCTGGGTCCCCCTGGACCACCTCTGTGGGAAGGGACAAACTCCCAGCGGCCACCTCCCAG GATGAAGCCCatccccctcactccctccccgcCTGGAGTCCCCAGCGCCTCGCCCTCTCCACACAAGTTGGAACTTCAGACCCTTAAACTGGAGGAGCTGACG gtctcAGAGCTCCGGCAGCAGCTGCGCCTGCGGGGCCTCCCGGTGTCGGGGACTAAGTCGATGCTCCTGGAGCGCATGCGCGGCGGCGCCCTGCCCCGCGAGCGGCCGAAGCCGCGACGCGAGGACAGTCCCGCGAGCGCTCCCTGGCCGCGCCTCAGGCCCAAGGCTCTGGGAGCAGTCCGGCGGCCGGGCTCG CTCAAGTCAGGCCGGAGCTGTCACCCTCCGCCTCTTCCACGTGCCGCGGAAACCCAGCCGACTGCGCCGGCTCCCGCGCGGGCTCCGGCGCTGACCCCTGCCTCGGCACCATCCACGGCGGCCCCGAGTCTGGAGGAGGAGCTGCAGGAAGCCATCCGCAGGGCGCAG TTGCTTCCGAACCGGGGCATTGATGACATCCTGGAGGATCAGATGGAGCCCGATG ACCCACTCCCTTACAA atacggTGGCCTTGTCTGTATTGTGTGA
- the MAMSTR gene encoding MEF2-activating motif and SAP domain-containing transcriptional regulator isoform X2: MKRVNPDPVSLEKTGIPDPAFGTHYASQDVAFSFSLSPQETRSTGCPSRTPESCDSQPSHPLVTKDAIPAFLENIKVWVPRTSALQAPGVSLLGPALSRPRRGAVACRTLLPTQPCSSLPGLLSAGVSGSLTTSSVLDPDPWVSATGPALAPASPSGPTPFLFSPGDLLPESEYGPWRSLKESPKISQHWREPKPKGNLTYHQYMPPGPRQRSRADPQAKMLALGPPGPPLWEGTNSQRPPPRMKPIPLTPSPPGVPSASPSPHKLELQTLKLEELTVSELRQQLRLRGLPVSGTKSMLLERMRGGALPRERPKPRREDSPASAPWPRLRPKALGAVRRPGSLKSGRSCHPPPLPRAAETQPTAPAPARAPALTPASAPSTAAPSLEEELQEAIRRAQLLPNRGIDDILEDQMEPDGGILGDAYAEGLEVDLS; this comes from the exons ATGAAACGCGTGAATCCAGATCCCGTTTCTTTGGAGAAGACAGGCATCCCAGACCCCGCATTTGGCACACATTATGCATCTCAGGATGTGGctttcagcttctctctctctcctcaagaAACCAGGAGTACTGGCTGTCCCAGCAGAACCCCAGAAAGCTGCGATTCGCAGCCATCACACCCCTTGGTGACTAAGGACGCGATTCCTGCCTTCCTTGAGAATATAAAAGTCTGGGTCCCTAGAACCTCTGCCTTGCAGGCTCCTGGGGTTTCACTCCTCGGCCCCGCCCTCTCACGCCCGCGGCGGGGGGCTGTGGCCTGCAGGACCCTCCTTCCCACACAGCCTTGTTCCTCCCTGCCTGGCTTGCTATCTGCAGGCGTCTCGGGGTCCCTCACCACCTCTTCAGTCTTGGATCCAGATCCGTGGGTCTCAGCCAcgggccctgccctggccccagcctcGCCCTCGGGTCCCACTCCTTTCCTCTTCAGTCCTGGGGACCTGCTCCCTGAATCAGAATATGGCCCTTGGAGGTCCCTGAAG GAGTCTCCTAAGATCTCCCAACATTGGAGAGAGCCCAAGCCAAAGGGGAACTTGACATACCACCAGTACATGCCCCCGGGGCCGAGACAACGGTCCAGGGCCGACCCCCAGGCCAAAATGTTGGCCCTGGGTCCCCCTGGACCACCTCTGTGGGAAGGGACAAACTCCCAGCGGCCACCTCCCAG GATGAAGCCCatccccctcactccctccccgcCTGGAGTCCCCAGCGCCTCGCCCTCTCCACACAAGTTGGAACTTCAGACCCTTAAACTGGAGGAGCTGACG gtctcAGAGCTCCGGCAGCAGCTGCGCCTGCGGGGCCTCCCGGTGTCGGGGACTAAGTCGATGCTCCTGGAGCGCATGCGCGGCGGCGCCCTGCCCCGCGAGCGGCCGAAGCCGCGACGCGAGGACAGTCCCGCGAGCGCTCCCTGGCCGCGCCTCAGGCCCAAGGCTCTGGGAGCAGTCCGGCGGCCGGGCTCG CTCAAGTCAGGCCGGAGCTGTCACCCTCCGCCTCTTCCACGTGCCGCGGAAACCCAGCCGACTGCGCCGGCTCCCGCGCGGGCTCCGGCGCTGACCCCTGCCTCGGCACCATCCACGGCGGCCCCGAGTCTGGAGGAGGAGCTGCAGGAAGCCATCCGCAGGGCGCAG TTGCTTCCGAACCGGGGCATTGATGACATCCTGGAGGATCAGATGGAGCCCGATG GTGGAATCCTGGGGGATGCCTACGCCGAAGGACTTGAAGTTGACCTCAGCTAA
- the MAMSTR gene encoding MEF2-activating motif and SAP domain-containing transcriptional regulator isoform X1, whose product MKRVNPDPVSLEKTGIPDPAFGTHYASQDVAFSFSLSPQETRSTGCPSRTPESCDSQPSHPLVTKDAIPAFLENIKVWVPRTSALQAPGVSLLGPALSRPRRGAVACRTLLPTQPCSSLPGLLSAGVSGSLTTSSVLDPDPWVSATGPALAPASPSGPTPFLFSPGDLLPESEYGPWRSLKESPKISQHWREPKPKGNLTYHQYMPPGPRQRSRADPQAKMLALGPPGPPLWEGTNSQRPPPRMKPIPLTPSPPGVPSASPSPHKLELQTLKLEELTVSELRQQLRLRGLPVSGTKSMLLERMRGGALPRERPKPRREDSPASAPWPRLRPKALGAVRRPGSLKSGRSCHPPPLPRAAETQPTAPAPARAPALTPASAPSTAAPSLEEELQEAIRRAQLLPNRGIDDILEDQMEPDDQLPPIPLDFPGSFDVLSPSPDSEGLSSVFSSSLPSPTNSPSPSPRGPTDSLDWLEALSGGPLLGCGPPAPSVFSADLSDPSGTRLWDLLVDPW is encoded by the exons ATGAAACGCGTGAATCCAGATCCCGTTTCTTTGGAGAAGACAGGCATCCCAGACCCCGCATTTGGCACACATTATGCATCTCAGGATGTGGctttcagcttctctctctctcctcaagaAACCAGGAGTACTGGCTGTCCCAGCAGAACCCCAGAAAGCTGCGATTCGCAGCCATCACACCCCTTGGTGACTAAGGACGCGATTCCTGCCTTCCTTGAGAATATAAAAGTCTGGGTCCCTAGAACCTCTGCCTTGCAGGCTCCTGGGGTTTCACTCCTCGGCCCCGCCCTCTCACGCCCGCGGCGGGGGGCTGTGGCCTGCAGGACCCTCCTTCCCACACAGCCTTGTTCCTCCCTGCCTGGCTTGCTATCTGCAGGCGTCTCGGGGTCCCTCACCACCTCTTCAGTCTTGGATCCAGATCCGTGGGTCTCAGCCAcgggccctgccctggccccagcctcGCCCTCGGGTCCCACTCCTTTCCTCTTCAGTCCTGGGGACCTGCTCCCTGAATCAGAATATGGCCCTTGGAGGTCCCTGAAG GAGTCTCCTAAGATCTCCCAACATTGGAGAGAGCCCAAGCCAAAGGGGAACTTGACATACCACCAGTACATGCCCCCGGGGCCGAGACAACGGTCCAGGGCCGACCCCCAGGCCAAAATGTTGGCCCTGGGTCCCCCTGGACCACCTCTGTGGGAAGGGACAAACTCCCAGCGGCCACCTCCCAG GATGAAGCCCatccccctcactccctccccgcCTGGAGTCCCCAGCGCCTCGCCCTCTCCACACAAGTTGGAACTTCAGACCCTTAAACTGGAGGAGCTGACG gtctcAGAGCTCCGGCAGCAGCTGCGCCTGCGGGGCCTCCCGGTGTCGGGGACTAAGTCGATGCTCCTGGAGCGCATGCGCGGCGGCGCCCTGCCCCGCGAGCGGCCGAAGCCGCGACGCGAGGACAGTCCCGCGAGCGCTCCCTGGCCGCGCCTCAGGCCCAAGGCTCTGGGAGCAGTCCGGCGGCCGGGCTCG CTCAAGTCAGGCCGGAGCTGTCACCCTCCGCCTCTTCCACGTGCCGCGGAAACCCAGCCGACTGCGCCGGCTCCCGCGCGGGCTCCGGCGCTGACCCCTGCCTCGGCACCATCCACGGCGGCCCCGAGTCTGGAGGAGGAGCTGCAGGAAGCCATCCGCAGGGCGCAG TTGCTTCCGAACCGGGGCATTGATGACATCCTGGAGGATCAGATGGAGCCCGATG ACCAgctgccccccatccccctggACTTCCCCGGCTCCTTCGACGtgctgtccccctccccagaCTCTGAAGGCCTCTCATCTGTCTTCTCCTCCTCGCTCCCGTCCCCCACAAACTCCCCGTCGCCCTCTCCCAGGGGCCCCACGGATTCCTTGGACTGGCTGGAGGCTCTGAGTGGGGGTCCTCTGCTAGGCTGtggtcccccagcccccagcgtcTTCTCTGCTGACTTATCTGACCCCAGTGGCACCCGGCTGTGGGACCTGCTGGTCGATCCGTGGTGA
- the FUT2 gene encoding galactoside alpha-(1,2)-fucosyltransferase 2, with amino-acid sequence MFSVQAPFFFSMGHILLFVFTASTIFHLQQRLAKIRPSWQFETLVWAPAENSTTPRPRGGMFTINAQGRLGNQMGEYATLYALAKMNGRPAFIPAEMHRALAPIFRISLPVLHHSAAGRIPWRNYPLNDWMEDRHRHIAGEYVRLTGYPCSWTFYHHVRDEIRREFTLHDHVREEAQAFLRRLRVGGRRPGTFVGVHVRRGDYVHVMPRVWKGVVADRGYLERALGWFRARHRAPVFVVTSNGMAWCRENIDASRGDVVFAGDGVETSPAKDFALLTQCNHTVMTIGTFGIWAAYLAGGDTIYLANYTLPDSPFLKLFKPEAAFLPEWIGISADLSPLLHH; translated from the coding sequence ATGTTCAGCGTCCAGGCGCCCTTCTTCTTCTCCATGGGCCATATCCTCCTCTTCGTCTTCACGGCCTCGACCATATTTCACCTGCAGCAGCGGCTCGCGAAGATTCGCCCCAGCTGGCAGTTTGAGACGCTGGTGTGGGCGCCCGCGGAAAACTCGACCACGCCCCGGCCCCGGGGCGGCATGTTCACCATCAACGCCCAAGGGCGCCTGGGGAACCAGATGGGGGAGTACGCCACCCTGTACGCCCTGGCCAAGATGAACGGGCGGCCCGCCTTCATCCCGGCCGAGATGCACCGCGCGCTGGCGCCCATCTTCCGGATCAGCCTCCCCGTCCTGCACCACAGCGCGGCCGGCAGGATCCCCTGGCGGAACTACCCCCTGAACGACTGGATGGAGGACCGCCACCGCCACATCGCGGGCGAGTACGTGCGCCTCACCGGCTACCCCTGCTCCTGGACCTTCTACCACCACGTGCGCGACGAGATCCGGCGCGAGTTCACCCTGCACGACCACGTGCGGGAGGAGGCCCAGGCGTTTCTGCGGCGGCTGCGGGTGGGCGGGCGGCGGCCGGGCACCTTCGTGGGCGTCCACGTGCGCCGCGGCGACTACGTGCACGTCATGCCCCGCGTGTGGAAGGGCGTGGTCGCCGACCGCGGGTACCTGGAGCGGGCCCTGGGCTGGTTCCGGGCCCGCCACCGCGCCCCGGTCTTCGTGGTCACCAGCAACGGCATGGCCTGGTGCCGCGAGAACATCGACGCCTCCCGCGGCGACGTCGTGTTCGCCGGCGACGGCGTGGAGACGTCGCCGGCCAAGGACTTCGCGCTGCTCACGCAGTGCAACCACACGGTCATGACCATCGGCACGTTCGGGATCTGGGCCGCCTACCTGGCGGGCGGGGACACCATCTACCTGGCCAATTACACCCTCCCGGACTCCCCGTTCCTCAAACTCTTTAAGCCCGAGGCGGCCTTCCTGCCCGAGTGGATTGGGATCTCGGCAGACCTGTCCCCGCTGCTCCACCACTGA